One Phragmites australis chromosome 23, lpPhrAust1.1, whole genome shotgun sequence DNA window includes the following coding sequences:
- the LOC133906604 gene encoding transcription repressor OFP8-like yields MSSSSTRARRGGSGGGRQLQFPVGRWRHVAVVDAGCGCRPRRATTRLLSQLPSFLRPSPKPPQPMRSSSRSSSGFFPSSASTASSSAATFTTTHSSYSNYSTYSSSACKKQQDEPQAMTSNTGAAAAARKRKCKKKKKRYDNMGAAAADAEEEDVGVAVEKESSDPRADFRESMVQMVVEMGLCGWDDLRWMLRRLLDLNAPRHHAAILAAFAEVCAQLTAPPYHGYEYHNHY; encoded by the coding sequence ATGTCGTCGTCGTCTACCAGAGCGCGGCGgggcgggagcggcggcggcaggcagCTGCAGTTCCCGGTGGGCCggtggcgccacgtggcggtgGTCGACGCCGGGTGCGGGTGCCGCCCGCGAAGGGCGACCACGAGGCTGCTCAGCCAGCTGCCCTCCTTCCTCCGGCCCTCGCCCAAGCCGCCGCAGCCGATGAGGAGCAGCTCCCGCTCGTCCTCCGGCTTCTTCCcgtcctccgcctccaccgcctcctcctccgcggccACCTTCACCACCACCCACTCCTCCTACTCCAACTACTCCACCTACTCCTCCAGCGCCTGCAAGAAGCAGCAGGACGAGCCGCAGGCGATGACGTCCAACACgggggctgcggcggcggccagGAAGAGGaagtgcaagaagaagaagaagaggtacGACAACATGGGCGCTGCGGCGGCGGatgcggaggaggaggatgtcgGCGTGGCGGTGGAGAAGGAGTCGTCGGACCCGCGCGCCGACTTCCGGGAGAGCATGGTGCAGATGGTCGTGGAGATGGGGCTCTGCGGCTGGGACGACCTCCGCTGGATGCTCCGCCGCCTACTCGACCTCAACGCGCCGCGCCACCACGCCGCCATCCTCGCCGCCTTCGCCGAGGTCTGCGCCCAGCTCACCGCGCCGCCGTACCACGGCTACGAGTACCACAACCACTACTGA
- the LOC133906477 gene encoding transcription repressor OFP13-like, translating into MGKKGRLVSIFSRLVDSPSSPAAAGSASPPWPWPSCRNNLQTTSFRADEEGPCCATARGQGAATAKLHRTAPGEMYKTVNSVYFDSADDDDEQDGEVLGLDDDSFSTTTASAEWSEEVIRSLGRTPTDRFFFDPGPASNSILAVAASSTVRKTPPAETKTVTPDPDDGPGKKEACTSLAEGSVAVAVAVDSADPYGDFRASMEEMVAAHGLRDWAALEELLSWYLRINGKHNHPLIVGAFVDLLLGLASSSPSAAETTTATATTTTSSSSSCSASTTTSIGDATTTTNATAKPERCGGGTTNGDTSCSSSSSWCAAADVQDVVKEKASIPSDDEI; encoded by the coding sequence ATGGGCAAGAAAGGCCGCCTAGTCTCCATCTTCTCCAGGCTCGTCGactccccctcctcccccgcTGCCGCCGGCTCGGCCTCCCCGCCGTGGCCGTGGCCATCCTGCCGGAACAACCTGCAGACCACCTCCTTCCGCGCCGACGAGGAGGGGCCCTGCTGCGCGACGGCGCGTGGTCAGGGCGCTGCCACTGCGAAGCTCCACAGGACGGCGCCGGGCGAAATGTACAAGACGGTCAACTCGGTCTACTTCGACTccgccgacgacgacgacgagcaggACGGGGAGGTCCTCGGGCTCGACGACGACAGCTTCTCGACAACGACGGCGTCGGCGGAGTGGTCGGAGGAGGTGATCCGCAGCCTCGGCCGGACGCCCACCGACCGCTTCTTCTTCGACCCTGGGCCGGCGTCCAACTCCATCCTGGCCGTGGCCGCCTCCTCGACGGTGAGGAAGACGCCGCCGGCAGAGACGAAGACGGTGACTCCCGACCCCGACGACGGCCCCGGCAAGAAGGAGGCGTGCACGTCGCTGGCGGAGGGGagcgtggcggtggcggtggcggtggactCGGCGGACCCGTACGGGGACTTCCGCGCGTCCATGGAGGAGATGGTGGCGGCGCACGGGCTCCGCGACTGGGCGGCGCTGGAGGAGCTCCTGTCCTGGTACCTCCGGATCAACGGCAAGCACAACCACCCCCTCATCGTCGGCGCgtttgtcgacctcctcctcggcctcgcgTCGTCATCACCGTCCGCCGCAGAAACCACAACGGCAACGgccacgacgacgacgagcagcagcagcagctgcagcgcGAGTACCACCACCAGCATCGGTGATGCCACCACCACTACAAATGCAACAGCAAAACCGGAGCGATGTGGCGGAGGGACGACGAACGGCGACACTTCttgctcgtcgtcgtcgtcttggtGCGCCGCGGCTGACGTCCAGGACGTTGTCAAGGAGAAGGCAAGCATCCCTAGTGATGATGAGATCTAG
- the LOC133906558 gene encoding protein GL2-INTERACTING REPRESSOR 1-like — protein MSRSNGRGSRGVRSARLELQLNLSPPAPVGMEVDGHDDSDSSSPSSCVSSDGRSSSSGGSPGGKSPMVIGACTRCLMYCMVAKKDYPTCINCKQPCLVDLLHGGGGGNVEDDKKRGKRK, from the coding sequence ATGAGCCGGAGCAACGGCAGGGGCAGCCGCGGCGTGAGGAGCGCGAGGCTGGAGCTGCAGCTGAACCTGTCCCCGCCGGCCCCCGTGGGGATGGAGGTGGACGGCCACGACGACAGCGACTCGTCGTCCCCCAGCTCGTGCGTGTCGTCGGACGGCCGGAGCTCGAGCAGCGGCGGCAGCCCGGGGGGCAAGTCGCCTATGGTGATCGGCGCCTGCACGCGGTGCCTGATGTACTGCATGGTGGCCAAGAAGGACTACCCCACCTGCATCAACTGCAAGCAGCCCTGCCTCGTGGACCTcctccacggcggcggcggcggcaacgtcGAGGACGACAAGAAGCGCGGCAAGCgcaagtga